In Providencia sneebia DSM 19967, one DNA window encodes the following:
- a CDS encoding NAD(P)H-hydrate dehydratase, translating to MLTLKERQWLAQELPSLNIARPEESNKGTFGTLNIIGSSLGMNGACVLAGRAALKTGCGKVIIGFNQYPLTINLVESAPELILRDAKLLMTDKSSTAWVIGCGLGISSEAYSLMINFLSTIEGNIPALIDADGLNILAQLPNTPILSSQTVLTPHPKEASRLLKISVDDIQSHREVAAQQLSEKYSCWIVLKGHHTIIANPHGKIWRNETGNSGLATAGSGDVLSGIIGSLLAQGLPIEEAVRGGVWLHGKAADILVAKGIGPIGLTAHELIDEVRAIRNILVNCCESSNE from the coding sequence ATGCTTACATTAAAAGAACGACAATGGTTAGCTCAAGAACTTCCTTCACTTAACATAGCAAGACCAGAAGAAAGTAATAAAGGCACTTTTGGCACATTAAATATTATTGGCAGTAGTTTAGGTATGAATGGGGCTTGTGTTCTTGCGGGTAGAGCAGCGCTAAAAACAGGGTGTGGTAAAGTCATTATTGGGTTCAATCAGTATCCTCTTACAATCAATTTAGTTGAATCTGCTCCTGAATTAATTTTACGAGATGCCAAATTATTGATGACAGATAAAAGTTCTACAGCTTGGGTTATCGGCTGTGGACTTGGAATATCTTCAGAGGCTTATTCACTGATGATTAATTTTTTATCAACTATTGAAGGGAATATACCGGCACTCATTGATGCTGATGGACTAAATATATTGGCTCAATTACCAAATACACCAATATTATCCTCTCAGACCGTATTAACACCGCATCCAAAAGAAGCATCACGTTTATTAAAAATAAGTGTTGATGATATTCAATCTCATCGAGAAGTTGCAGCGCAACAACTTAGCGAAAAATATTCATGCTGGATTGTGTTGAAAGGGCATCACACTATTATTGCCAATCCGCACGGAAAAATCTGGCGCAATGAGACAGGAAATAGTGGATTGGCAACTGCGGGTAGTGGTGATGTTTTATCGGGGATTATTGGTAGTTTGTTAGCGCAGGGATTACCAATTGAAGAAGCTGTTAGAGGTGGCGTATGGCTACACGGTAAAGCAGCAGATATTTTGGTTGCTAAAGGAATAGGTCCTATCGGATTAACAGCGCATGAGCTTATTGATGAAGTCAGAGCAATACGAAATATTCTGGTGAATTGTTGTGAATCAAGTAATGAGTAA
- a CDS encoding DUF2594 family protein yields the protein MKPDYSTQPDVNTLADEVACIKNLLAHMLKAIGQAEAGKIIVKMQREIESIEDKQQAETYKNTLEQIKAGYRQ from the coding sequence ATGAAACCAGATTATTCTACTCAACCAGATGTAAATACCTTAGCAGATGAAGTAGCTTGTATTAAAAACCTTCTCGCACATATGTTAAAAGCAATTGGTCAAGCAGAGGCAGGTAAGATCATTGTTAAAATGCAACGTGAAATTGAATCTATCGAAGATAAGCAACAAGCTGAAACTTATAAAAATACATTAGAACAAATCAAAGCAGGTTATCGTCAGTAG
- the htpX gene encoding protease HtpX — translation MMRIALFLLTNLAVMFVFGIILSLTGIRGSSVQGLLIMAGLFGFGGAFVSLLMSKWMALKSVGGEVIESPRNATEQWLMETVSRQAKEVGIQMPQVAIYHAPDINAFATGARRDASLVAVSTGLLENMSRDEAEAVIAHEISHIANGDMVTMTLLQGVVNTFVIFISRIIAQLAAGFMSNNDNESESSNGNPMVYFAVSMVLEIVFGILASIITMWFSRHREFYADAGSAKLVGREKMIAALQRLKTSYEPQEEGRLMAFCINGRGKAFSELFLSHPPLDKRIEALRSGEYLK, via the coding sequence ATGATGCGAATTGCCTTATTCTTACTCACAAACTTAGCTGTTATGTTTGTGTTTGGGATAATTTTGAGCTTGACAGGGATCAGAGGAAGCAGCGTTCAAGGCTTATTGATCATGGCGGGCTTATTTGGTTTTGGTGGTGCATTTGTTTCGTTACTGATGTCAAAATGGATGGCATTGAAATCAGTGGGTGGAGAAGTTATTGAGTCACCACGTAATGCAACAGAACAATGGTTAATGGAAACAGTTAGTCGTCAGGCTAAAGAAGTGGGTATTCAAATGCCACAAGTTGCTATTTACCATGCACCGGATATTAATGCTTTTGCAACAGGTGCTCGCCGCGACGCTTCTCTTGTTGCTGTTAGTACTGGCTTATTGGAAAATATGAGTCGTGATGAAGCTGAAGCTGTTATTGCGCATGAAATTAGTCATATTGCTAATGGCGATATGGTTACCATGACCTTACTGCAAGGTGTTGTGAATACTTTCGTCATTTTTATCTCTCGTATTATTGCCCAATTAGCCGCAGGGTTTATGTCTAACAATGATAATGAGAGCGAAAGTAGTAATGGTAACCCGATGGTTTATTTCGCGGTATCCATGGTACTGGAAATCGTGTTCGGTATTTTAGCAAGTATTATTACAATGTGGTTCTCTCGTCATCGTGAATTTTATGCGGACGCAGGATCTGCAAAACTTGTTGGTAGAGAAAAGATGATCGCTGCATTGCAACGTCTTAAAACAAGTTATGAGCCTCAAGAAGAAGGTCGACTAATGGCTTTTTGTATCAATGGACGCGGCAAAGCATTTAGTGAATTATTCCTTTCACATCCGCCATTAGATAAAAGAATTGAAGCATTACGTTCGGGTGAATATTTAAAATAG
- the prc gene encoding carboxy terminal-processing peptidase, translating to MNKLLKIAFLVSLTTFGSAIAQTQAVTSVTASQLPVLKQDTQHGTVSERVASRLTRSHYRQFDLDSEFSGKIFDRYLNMLDYGHNVLLQSDIDKYAKDKANTGKWLEDGKLDQFYDLYNLSQQRRFERFQYALARLNQPMNFDATDSIEVDRTKAPWPKNKQELDDLWDQKVRFDWLNLKLSGKDDKEIKEKLTKRYNFALKRLTQGQSEDVFQLIVNSFAREIDPHTSYLSPRNTEQFNSEMSLSLEGIGAVLQQDDDNTVINSLVAGGPAAKSKELKVGDKIIGVGQTGKSMVDVVGWRLDDVVALIKGPKGSKVRLEVISDTKGAKPRIVTIVREQIRLEDRAVKLTIKNVGKEKVAVLDIPGFYVGLTNDVKTQLQKIAKDNVSALVIDLRGNGGGALTEAVALSGLFIPRGPIVQVRDNNGQVRQDIDDDDVIYYKGPLVVLVDRFSASASEIFAAAMQDYGRALIVGEPTFGKGTVQQHRSLSRVYDQMLKPDWPSLGSVQYTIQKFYRVNGGSTQRKGVTPDVVMPTGQDPAETGESFEDNALPWDSIPAANYTKVGEVTSNLSDLKTKHLSRISQNSEFKYIDEDIARYKANKESSKMISLNYAQRSKEDNEIEAIKLKRINERNAIEGKPLLKSIDDLPKDYEEPDPYLDETVKIAIDLAHPETDLSINKK from the coding sequence ATGAACAAACTTTTAAAAATTGCATTTTTAGTCAGCCTGACGACTTTTGGTAGTGCAATTGCACAAACGCAAGCAGTGACTTCGGTCACTGCTTCCCAGCTACCTGTTTTAAAACAGGATACTCAGCATGGCACGGTAAGTGAAAGGGTTGCTTCAAGACTGACTCGTTCTCATTATCGTCAGTTTGATCTGGATAGTGAATTTTCCGGAAAGATTTTTGACCGTTATCTTAATATGTTGGATTACGGCCATAATGTTTTGCTGCAATCGGATATTGATAAATATGCCAAGGATAAAGCAAACACCGGGAAATGGCTTGAGGATGGCAAACTCGATCAATTTTATGACCTGTATAATCTTTCGCAACAAAGACGTTTTGAACGTTTTCAGTATGCATTAGCACGTCTTAATCAGCCAATGAATTTTGATGCAACCGATTCGATTGAAGTCGATCGCACTAAAGCACCTTGGCCGAAAAATAAACAAGAATTAGATGATTTGTGGGATCAAAAAGTGAGATTTGATTGGTTGAATCTCAAGCTTTCTGGCAAAGATGACAAAGAAATCAAAGAAAAACTCACTAAACGTTATAATTTTGCATTAAAACGTTTGACTCAAGGTCAAAGTGAAGATGTTTTTCAGTTGATAGTTAACTCTTTCGCACGAGAAATTGATCCTCATACAAGCTACTTATCTCCAAGAAATACAGAGCAATTTAACTCTGAAATGAGTTTATCTCTTGAGGGTATTGGCGCGGTATTGCAGCAAGATGATGATAACACAGTTATTAATTCATTAGTTGCAGGTGGGCCTGCTGCAAAAAGTAAAGAATTAAAAGTTGGCGATAAAATTATTGGTGTTGGTCAAACCGGTAAATCGATGGTTGATGTCGTCGGCTGGCGCCTTGATGATGTTGTCGCATTAATTAAAGGACCAAAAGGGAGTAAAGTACGCTTAGAAGTCATTTCTGACACGAAAGGTGCAAAACCCCGCATAGTGACTATAGTACGTGAGCAGATCCGCCTTGAAGATAGGGCTGTTAAGCTGACGATTAAAAATGTTGGTAAAGAAAAAGTTGCAGTCCTAGATATCCCCGGATTCTATGTTGGTTTAACCAATGATGTTAAAACGCAATTACAAAAAATAGCCAAAGATAATGTTTCCGCATTAGTTATTGATTTAAGAGGTAACGGTGGTGGCGCATTAACAGAAGCTGTTGCACTATCTGGCTTGTTTATTCCGCGAGGCCCAATTGTTCAGGTTCGTGATAATAATGGCCAAGTTAGACAAGATATTGATGATGATGACGTCATTTACTATAAAGGCCCATTAGTTGTTTTGGTTGATCGCTTTAGTGCATCGGCTTCTGAAATTTTTGCTGCTGCAATGCAAGATTATGGCCGTGCATTGATTGTCGGTGAGCCAACCTTTGGTAAAGGTACAGTTCAACAGCATAGAAGTTTGAGCCGTGTTTATGACCAAATGCTAAAACCGGATTGGCCTTCATTGGGCTCTGTTCAATATACCATTCAGAAGTTTTATCGTGTGAATGGTGGGAGCACACAACGTAAGGGCGTTACGCCGGATGTCGTGATGCCTACAGGGCAAGATCCCGCTGAGACGGGAGAGAGCTTTGAAGATAATGCCTTGCCTTGGGATAGTATTCCTGCTGCAAATTATACGAAAGTCGGTGAGGTGACATCTAATTTATCTGATTTGAAAACTAAGCATTTATCTCGCATCAGTCAAAATTCTGAATTTAAGTATATTGATGAAGATATTGCGCGTTACAAAGCGAATAAAGAAAGTAGCAAAATGATTTCGCTTAATTATGCTCAGCGTTCGAAAGAAGATAATGAAATTGAAGCAATTAAACTGAAACGTATAAATGAACGTAATGCAATAGAAGGTAAGCCATTATTGAAATCTATTGATGATTTACCTAAAGATTACGAAGAGCCAGACCCATATTTAGACGAAACCGTTAAAATTGCAATCGACTTAGCACATCCCGAAACAGATTTGTCGATTAACAAAAAATAA
- the proQ gene encoding RNA chaperone ProQ produces MENQPKLNSSKEVIAFLAERFPRCFIAEGEARPLKVGIFQDIVERLTEEDGISKTQLRSALRMYTSSWRYLYGVKEGAKRVDLDGNDCGELEAEHITHARQQLTEAKARVQAQRAEQKAQKKPAAKKAGDKNPRNPAAPAKGNAPRRRQSENKDRPQNSPNQAPRPNPPVATEPKLKSVTDINALKVGQTLKVKVGSSMMDASVLEIAKDGVRVQLPTGMAMIVRAEHLKF; encoded by the coding sequence ATGGAAAATCAACCTAAGTTGAATAGTAGTAAAGAAGTTATCGCATTTTTGGCAGAGCGTTTTCCACGCTGTTTTATCGCTGAAGGTGAAGCACGTCCGTTAAAAGTCGGAATTTTTCAAGATATCGTAGAGCGTTTAACAGAAGAAGATGGTATCAGTAAAACACAATTGCGTTCAGCATTGCGTATGTATACCTCAAGTTGGCGTTACCTTTACGGTGTGAAAGAAGGCGCAAAACGCGTTGACTTAGATGGTAATGATTGCGGTGAGTTAGAGGCGGAGCATATAACACATGCACGTCAACAATTGACAGAAGCGAAAGCTCGAGTTCAAGCGCAACGTGCAGAACAAAAGGCGCAAAAGAAACCGGCAGCTAAAAAAGCGGGGGATAAAAACCCACGTAATCCAGCTGCACCTGCGAAAGGGAATGCGCCTCGTCGCCGTCAGTCAGAAAATAAAGACCGCCCACAGAACTCTCCAAACCAAGCTCCTCGTCCTAATCCCCCAGTTGCTACAGAACCAAAATTGAAATCAGTTACTGATATCAACGCACTGAAAGTCGGTCAGACATTAAAAGTGAAAGTTGGTTCTAGTATGATGGATGCGTCTGTACTGGAAATTGCGAAAGATGGAGTAAGAGTTCAATTGCCTACAGGAATGGCAATGATTGTGCGCGCGGAACATTTAAAGTTCTGA
- a CDS encoding GAF domain-containing protein — protein sequence MDKNKFYRELSDNLSALLAGEYDLIASLANTSALLYERLEGVNWVGFYLKNGQELVLGPFQGKIACVRIPYGKGVCGTAYSQNKIYRVDDVHTFPGHIACDSASNAEIVLPLEVNGQVLGVLDIDSPNFNQFDQNDEEGLKYLVSQLCQHLTMCSAPNYH from the coding sequence ATGGATAAAAACAAGTTTTATCGAGAACTTTCAGATAATTTGTCTGCCTTGCTGGCGGGTGAATATGATTTAATTGCGAGTCTAGCAAATACGAGTGCACTGCTCTATGAACGTCTTGAAGGTGTTAACTGGGTTGGTTTCTACCTAAAAAATGGCCAAGAGCTTGTTCTTGGACCTTTTCAAGGCAAAATAGCTTGTGTCAGAATACCGTATGGTAAAGGTGTTTGCGGAACGGCATATAGTCAAAATAAAATTTATCGTGTTGATGATGTGCACACTTTCCCAGGACATATTGCTTGTGACTCAGCAAGTAACGCTGAAATTGTGCTTCCTTTGGAAGTTAATGGTCAGGTCTTAGGCGTTTTGGATATTGATAGCCCAAACTTCAATCAATTCGACCAAAATGATGAAGAAGGGTTAAAATATCTTGTAAGCCAGTTGTGCCAACACCTGACAATGTGTTCAGCGCCAAATTATCACTAA
- a CDS encoding DUF1480 family protein produces the protein MSIVNLKISSYEINDAVMADNKSDTISIPCDSDTEFCMQLDGWDENTSIPALINEKPVLLYRQHYDKDNHHWIMRVA, from the coding sequence ATGAGCATAGTAAATTTGAAAATATCTTCCTATGAGATAAATGATGCAGTTATGGCAGATAATAAAAGTGATACGATCAGTATCCCTTGTGATTCTGATACAGAGTTTTGCATGCAGCTTGATGGTTGGGATGAAAATACCAGTATTCCTGCATTGATTAATGAGAAACCTGTGTTGTTATATCGTCAGCATTATGACAAAGATAATCATCATTGGATAATGAGAGTTGCCTAA
- a CDS encoding YebY family protein, whose product MKLKLTFCCLLLASTTFSALAAPITTVSKKQFGDSWPFTREEVMLECRANGALIVINPATLVQYPLNEIATSQMNNKEIKAQPVDILLKPIETGKTTEERVLPLKLAAEKLCQ is encoded by the coding sequence ATGAAACTGAAATTAACATTTTGTTGTCTGTTATTAGCCAGTACAACATTCAGTGCACTAGCTGCTCCTATTACAACTGTGAGTAAGAAACAATTTGGAGATAGCTGGCCATTTACTCGGGAAGAAGTCATGCTTGAGTGTAGAGCTAATGGCGCTTTGATTGTGATTAATCCTGCAACGCTTGTGCAGTATCCGCTTAATGAGATAGCAACTAGCCAAATGAATAACAAAGAAATCAAAGCACAACCCGTTGATATTCTTCTTAAACCTATTGAAACGGGTAAAACAACAGAAGAACGCGTATTACCCCTGAAACTTGCGGCTGAAAAGCTCTGCCAATAA
- the copD gene encoding copper homeostasis membrane protein CopD, which yields MSLEAFYTFIRFSHFVAAMLMCGMSIFAVILCSGSFAQMFRHFINKSIILSAVITALTAFGWMIAQAGLMGDGWEDALDSSIWEGVFGTSFGRVWRWELVFSLVTLGVIFIRKQTIRLYFLCFLSIILLGLHAFTGHAAMYDGATGDLFRFNQFIHLISSAYWFGGLWPFLICIQFIRDKKQLSEGLDRQIFQSMIRFSRLGHIAVALVLMTGIISGMTLLPGWPLNYSGSEYQSLLWLKVILVGCMVLLALINRYILVPNIKKKGRLQYLIINSWAELLLGTTTILVVAIFATYQPV from the coding sequence ATGTCACTTGAGGCTTTTTATACCTTTATCCGGTTTTCCCATTTTGTGGCTGCAATGTTGATGTGTGGAATGTCAATTTTTGCAGTCATTCTTTGCAGTGGCTCATTTGCGCAAATGTTTCGCCACTTTATCAACAAAAGTATTATATTGAGTGCTGTAATTACGGCATTGACAGCTTTTGGTTGGATGATAGCGCAAGCTGGTTTAATGGGCGATGGATGGGAAGATGCGCTTGATTCTTCTATCTGGGAGGGGGTATTTGGTACCTCATTTGGGCGAGTTTGGCGCTGGGAGCTTGTTTTCTCATTAGTCACACTTGGCGTTATTTTTATTCGTAAGCAAACTATTCGCTTATATTTTCTGTGTTTCTTATCAATTATTTTACTTGGGCTACATGCATTTACTGGCCATGCGGCTATGTATGATGGTGCAACCGGTGACCTCTTTCGCTTCAATCAATTTATTCATCTCATTAGTAGTGCCTATTGGTTTGGTGGATTATGGCCATTCTTGATTTGTATCCAATTTATCCGAGATAAAAAACAGTTATCAGAAGGGTTAGACAGACAAATTTTTCAGAGTATGATCCGGTTTTCTCGTCTTGGTCATATTGCTGTTGCATTAGTTTTGATGACTGGGATTATTAGTGGGATGACTTTACTTCCGGGTTGGCCACTGAATTATTCGGGGTCAGAATATCAATCATTGTTGTGGCTTAAGGTGATTTTAGTTGGATGTATGGTGCTATTGGCATTAATTAATCGTTATATTCTTGTCCCTAATATCAAAAAGAAAGGGCGATTACAGTATTTGATTATTAATAGTTGGGCTGAATTATTACTTGGTACTACCACCATCTTAGTGGTTGCTATTTTTGCAACCTATCAGCCTGTATAA
- the copC gene encoding copper homeostasis periplasmic binding protein CopC: protein MPIQQITSSWRKLSAVAVLFLGMSFQQAFAHAHLKDQLPAEGAAVEQAPEFITLNFSEGIEINFTKVKVVGPNNAVIKTGKPALDSSNETKVIVPIEGKLNAGKYDVNWSVVSVDGHKTKGEYSFTVK, encoded by the coding sequence ATGCCAATCCAGCAAATTACATCTTCATGGCGCAAATTAAGTGCTGTGGCGGTTCTATTCTTAGGTATGTCATTTCAACAAGCTTTCGCTCATGCGCATCTTAAAGATCAACTTCCTGCTGAAGGCGCAGCTGTTGAGCAAGCACCAGAATTCATTACGCTAAACTTTTCTGAAGGCATCGAAATAAATTTCACTAAAGTGAAAGTTGTTGGTCCAAACAATGCTGTTATCAAAACGGGTAAACCTGCTCTAGATTCAAGCAATGAAACCAAAGTCATTGTGCCTATTGAAGGGAAATTAAATGCCGGTAAGTATGATGTAAACTGGAGTGTAGTATCTGTCGATGGTCATAAAACAAAAGGTGAATATAGCTTTACAGTGAAATAA
- the ftnA gene encoding non-heme ferritin: MLTDNIIKKLNEQLNLEFYSANLYLQMSAWCSDKGYEGAAAFLKAHSSEEMEHMQRLFDYLSDTGALPLLGQIAAPPVDFESIADVFNQTYQHEQQITAEINNLADLAITAKDYSTFNFLQWYVAEQHEEEKLFKSILDKLDMVGDSGKALFLLDKDLKNMSNAAHV, translated from the coding sequence ATGTTAACTGATAACATAATTAAAAAATTAAACGAGCAATTAAACCTTGAGTTTTATTCTGCTAATTTATATTTACAGATGAGTGCATGGTGTAGTGATAAAGGTTATGAAGGTGCAGCTGCATTTTTAAAAGCACACTCGAGTGAAGAAATGGAACATATGCAACGCTTGTTCGATTACCTTAGTGATACAGGTGCATTGCCACTATTAGGGCAAATTGCTGCACCACCTGTTGATTTTGAATCAATTGCTGATGTTTTCAACCAAACTTATCAACATGAACAGCAAATTACAGCTGAAATTAATAACTTGGCTGATTTAGCGATTACAGCTAAAGACTATTCAACATTTAACTTCCTACAATGGTATGTTGCTGAGCAACATGAAGAAGAAAAACTGTTCAAATCTATCTTAGACAAACTTGATATGGTTGGGGATAGTGGAAAAGCGCTATTCTTGTTAGATAAAGATCTAAAAAACATGTCTAACGCTGCTCACGTTTAA
- a CDS encoding DNA polymerase III subunit theta — MNYNLALLPKEERDKINIDLLASGVAFKERYNIAVIPEAIEREQPEHLRAYFRERLVHYRQLSQNFSRLPFEPKSR; from the coding sequence ATGAACTATAACCTTGCATTATTGCCAAAAGAAGAAAGAGATAAAATTAACATAGACTTACTTGCTTCAGGTGTTGCTTTCAAAGAACGCTATAATATCGCCGTGATCCCCGAAGCCATAGAAAGGGAACAACCGGAGCATTTAAGAGCCTATTTTAGAGAAAGGTTAGTCCATTACCGCCAATTATCTCAAAATTTCTCACGACTCCCTTTTGAGCCAAAGAGTCGCTAG
- the yebF gene encoding protein YebF codes for MKFGKQVGILFGSCALLFSSMALSANKDEGKAAPFVSCKNLTEPQVAAQVKNDFMHNRLPRWTEEKDLVGKKAVAWINNQDVVKTETTYKIPLIVRGSKVDLHYHVVVDCENNTITYNTAK; via the coding sequence ATGAAATTTGGTAAGCAAGTGGGAATTCTTTTTGGAAGTTGTGCGCTGTTATTTAGTTCTATGGCGTTAAGTGCTAACAAAGATGAAGGAAAAGCGGCGCCTTTTGTGAGCTGTAAAAATTTGACTGAGCCTCAAGTTGCTGCTCAAGTAAAAAACGATTTTATGCATAATAGATTACCTCGTTGGACAGAAGAAAAAGATCTAGTAGGTAAAAAAGCGGTTGCGTGGATTAATAATCAGGATGTAGTAAAAACAGAAACAACGTATAAAATACCACTCATAGTGAGAGGTTCTAAAGTTGACCTACATTATCATGTGGTTGTTGATTGTGAGAATAATACTATTACCTACAATACCGCTAAATAA
- the pabB gene encoding aminodeoxychorismate synthase component 1 encodes MAINKIQLPYHSEAAIDYFTPIAHQPWAMLLHSGNAKHPHSRFDIIVADPVATLITIGNQTTYTHSKKIEISDEDPFTLLENAIKKFTPKLCHDNTLPFTGGALGIWSYDLGRRVERLPQIAKQDLQFPDMAVGIYLWALIVDHQEQTVTLFSYDNITDRLDWLTKQKASRKTKFTLTTPWHSNMSQKEYDQKIAKIHEYLRNGDCYQINLAQRFQAKYKGNEWDAFLLLNKHNQAPFSSYICLPDNTVISLSPERFILLQDGQIQTRPIKGTLPRLEDEQSDAAQIEKLANSPKDRAENLMIVDLMRNDIGRVAKPGSVKVPELFVVETFPAVHHLVSTITATLSTNNSATDLLRACFPGGSITGAPKIRAMQIIEELEPNRRNGYCGSIGYISFCGNMDSSITIRTLLTNNKKQIFCWAGGGIVADSQADKEYQETFDKLQLILPILGELQRDDGTE; translated from the coding sequence ATGGCTATCAATAAAATACAACTACCTTATCATTCTGAAGCGGCTATTGATTATTTTACCCCTATAGCTCATCAGCCTTGGGCAATGCTGCTCCATTCTGGTAATGCGAAACACCCGCATAGTCGATTTGATATTATTGTGGCAGATCCTGTTGCAACATTAATCACAATCGGTAATCAAACGACTTATACTCATTCGAAAAAAATTGAAATTTCGGATGAAGATCCTTTCACATTGCTAGAAAACGCAATTAAAAAATTCACGCCTAAACTTTGCCATGATAATACTTTACCCTTTACAGGTGGCGCACTGGGTATTTGGAGTTACGATTTAGGCCGCCGAGTTGAACGCCTTCCACAAATTGCAAAACAAGATCTGCAATTTCCCGATATGGCGGTAGGTATTTATTTATGGGCGTTGATTGTCGATCATCAAGAACAAACCGTTACGCTCTTTAGTTATGATAATATTACCGACAGATTAGATTGGTTAACTAAACAAAAAGCGTCACGCAAAACTAAATTTACACTGACAACACCGTGGCATTCGAATATGTCACAAAAAGAATATGATCAGAAGATTGCCAAAATTCATGAATATTTACGCAATGGCGATTGCTATCAAATTAATTTAGCTCAACGTTTTCAAGCTAAATATAAAGGAAACGAATGGGACGCCTTTTTATTACTCAACAAACACAATCAAGCGCCTTTTTCCTCTTATATTTGTTTACCTGATAATACTGTGATCAGCCTTTCTCCCGAGCGTTTTATTCTTTTACAGGACGGACAAATACAAACGCGTCCAATTAAAGGTACATTACCGCGTTTGGAAGACGAACAAAGTGATGCTGCACAAATAGAAAAACTGGCTAACTCACCAAAAGATCGCGCAGAAAACCTTATGATCGTTGATTTAATGCGTAATGATATTGGACGAGTGGCTAAACCAGGAAGCGTTAAAGTTCCAGAGCTATTTGTTGTGGAAACTTTCCCTGCAGTTCATCATTTAGTCAGCACGATTACAGCAACTTTGTCGACCAATAATAGTGCAACCGATTTATTACGCGCATGCTTTCCTGGTGGTTCTATTACGGGTGCCCCAAAAATTCGCGCAATGCAAATTATCGAAGAGTTAGAGCCTAATCGCCGCAATGGATATTGTGGCTCAATAGGCTATATTAGTTTTTGTGGAAATATGGATAGCAGTATTACAATAAGAACTTTATTAACTAATAATAAAAAACAGATTTTTTGTTGGGCTGGCGGTGGTATTGTCGCTGATAGCCAAGCAGATAAAGAATATCAAGAGACATTTGATAAATTGCAACTTATCTTACCAATATTAGGAGAATTGCAACGCGATGACGGAACTGAATGA
- a CDS encoding CoA pyrophosphatase — translation MTELNEFINRFQFTLPLTHQPKRSVGKTAAVLLPIINKSTPTLLLTQRSPLLRSHAGQVAFPGGAKDPEDKSLVSTALREAYEEVAIPPEKVQILGQLTPQQSIGGYEVTPIVGLLPDGINYQPNPSEVADVFEVPLFDALSLHQHKYIDINRAGKRNRVFFYWYNGHLIWGLTASIIHQLALQLK, via the coding sequence ATGACGGAACTGAATGAATTTATTAATCGATTTCAGTTTACTTTGCCTCTTACTCACCAGCCTAAACGCTCGGTGGGTAAAACCGCGGCTGTACTTCTTCCAATTATCAATAAATCGACACCAACCTTATTATTAACCCAACGCTCTCCTCTTTTGCGCTCTCATGCGGGGCAAGTTGCTTTCCCTGGGGGTGCAAAAGATCCTGAAGATAAATCATTAGTGTCGACAGCGCTACGAGAAGCTTATGAAGAAGTCGCGATCCCTCCAGAAAAAGTGCAGATATTAGGTCAACTGACACCGCAACAAAGTATTGGTGGCTATGAAGTCACCCCCATTGTTGGCTTACTGCCCGATGGAATTAATTACCAACCTAATCCAAGTGAAGTTGCTGATGTCTTCGAAGTCCCTTTATTTGATGCATTATCTCTTCACCAACATAAATATATTGACATCAATCGCGCCGGAAAACGTAATCGTGTTTTCTTTTATTGGTATAATGGTCACCTTATTTGGGGACTCACTGCATCAATCATTCATCAGCTCGCCCTTCAACTCAAATAA